The Lutibacter sp. A64 genome segment AATTCTAGGTCAACTTCATACCCCTCTGCGGTCCAACTATCAATCCAAACACCAACATAAAAAGTATTAGTTACTAAACTTTTTAACTGTGAAATATCTTGCTCCCAAACTACTTCTTTTTCCCAAGAAGGAATGTAAACAGGTCTTCTATATTTTACAGTATTATCGCTATAATATCCAACACCAAAAGGAGTCATAAAACGCAATAACTCTACAACTGGCTTGTAGGTATCAGTTGCTTTTACACCTTTAAATTTAGTATCTATTGTAGAAGCTATAGGAAATTCTTTATTCCCTTTTGAAATATCTATAATAGATAATTCATCTAAATTATTTACCACAAAACAAGAACCAGACTTATCCCAACGATCTCCATTTGAACGTACCGTTAATTTAATGCTAACATCTGTCCCTTTTTTAAACTTTGGAACCGATACTTTTTTATAAATTATTCTTCCAGATTGCAACCGTTCAACTTCAATATCTTTTCCTGGAGTACCATTAAAATTTATTGGCTCTTTTTTAAATACGGTGTAAGTAATTTCTTCTTGAGCATTTACTGAAAAAATTGCAGTAAACAACAATGTTATAAATAGTGTGTTTAATTTCATTAAAATGATTTTATTATTTAATATTTTAACTCGTACAATTTATAGATAACATCATACTTAATTGGCCACTGAGTGGAGTCTAAGTGTTGTTTCAGCATCACATAAAATATTTCTAACATGATATACGCCCTGAAACAAAATCAGGTTGACGGACTATTAATGATTCATTACCTATAATCAGATTTCAGTTATTTCAAAATAACTTTTAAACTGTTTCCATTTACCAATTCATTATGATTAATAAAATAGCTTTTATGTTTTTTACCGTTTAATAAAATTTGATTTATATATCCGTTATTATTTGTTTCTTTTTCAATAACCAGCTCACTGTTTTTATAATATTTTGAATCTAATTGAATCGTTATCTTATCAAATAATGGTTTTGTAATGGTGTATTTAGGTTCTCCTGGGGCAATTGGATAAACACCCATCATTGCATACACAACCCAGGTAGACATGGTTCCAGTGTCATCATTTCCAGGAATTCCATCAGATGTGTTTTTAAAATATTTTTTAACTAATGCTTCAACTGTTTTCTGGCTTCTCCATTCCTCACCTTTTACATAATTAAATAAAAATGGGTAGGCTATATCTGGCTCATTTGCCATATCAAATTGATTATCGTCAAAAACTTTTTGCAATTGATTGGTAAATGCTTTATTACCTCCCATTAATTTTTTAAGTCCTAAAATATCATGTGGAACCATAAAAGCATATTGCCAAGCATTTCCCTCGATAAAACCGACATTCTCTGTAAAGTTAGCTCCATCGTTAGGATCAAAAGGTTCGTACCAATTACCATTACTTAATCTTGGTCTTAATAAATCTATATTTTTATCAAACAGTTTTCTGTAAGAAATTGAGCGATTTTTATAACACTCATAATCAGCTGTTTTACCTAATTCTTTTGCTAATAACGCTATAGAATAATCGGCTGCATTGTATTCTTGTGTAGTTGAAACAGACCCACCATTATCGGTTGTTAAATAGCCTTTTTCAATATAATCTTTCAGTCCCGGACGTACTGGATTATTTTCAATCTGTTCAGCACTTTTTAGCATTGCATTATATGCCTTTTCTACATCAAAATCTTGAATCCCCTTTAAATATGTATCTGTAATTACAATACTTGCTGGATCTCCAACCATAGTAAATGTTTCTGTAGAATTTAATTCCCATTTTGGTAACCACCCATTTTCATCGTACATATCTAACATACTTTGTATCATATTAGACTGTTGTTGTGGATAGACTAATGACAATAATTGATGTACATTTCTATAAGTATCCCATAACGAAAAAACAGTAAAACGTGTACCATCGGTTTTCCCTATTTTACCTGTTTTAATTTCAGGATATTCACCATTAAAATCGTTTAATGTGTTTGGGTGAATTAAAGTATGATACAAAGCGGTGTAAAAAACTGTTTTATCATTTGTTGAACCGCCTTCAACCTTAATTCTAGAAAGTAATGTATTCCACTCGTTATAAGTTTCTTTATAAATATCATTAAATGTTTTATTCGACGTTTCTTTTTCAAGATTTTCGCGTGCATTTTCTATACTTACATAACTTACACCTATTTTAACTTCAACAGTTTCAATTTTATCAAAATTGTAACTAAAATAAGTTCCAATACTATCTCCAGCAACCATTTTTGTTGAAGCATCCATTAGCCTAGTTTTACCATTATAACCCATCCATTGTGCTTCTACACCTTTGTAAGTAGTAGGTTTTTTCCAAACACCAAATTTATCTGCTGGTTTAGAAAATTTAGCTACAAAATAAACTGGATATGCAGCTTCTGGACTGTTGTAACAAAATGAACCCACAGAACGCATTCCTTCAATTTCTGTTGAAGAAACCACTTGTACCATAGCCCCTTGTTCGTTAGTTAACCCTAAACCTAAATTCAATAAAATATTAGATTGCCCTTTTTGAAATGTAAATTTACTTACACCAACCCTTTTAGAAGTTGTAAACTCGGCTTTTACATTATATTTATCAATTTCTGAACTGTAATATCCTGCTTTTGAAATTTCATTTGAATACGTAGAACCATATTTTAAATGATCGGTTTCAAGTTCTCCCGTTGTTGGCATTAATAATAAAACACCCAAATCTGGACAACCAACACCGCTTAAGTTAACTTGACTAAACCCTGTTAAAAAAGTATTTTCGTGTACGTAGGGATTAGACAACCAACGGCTATCTTTTTCCAACGGTAAATTTGCTGGACCAGCAACATTAAACGGACTTATACTAGCCATTCCTCTAGGTGCAATTGGACCTGGAAAAGTTGCTCCAAAATTAGAAGTTCCAATAATCGGATTTACATAATCGACTGGCTCTTGAGCTTGCATTGTAAACACAATACAAAAACTCACTAGTGTAAAAATTATATTTTTCTTCATTATAATTATTTTTTTGAAGTGCTTAAAGAATACGGAACACTTTCTGAAGCAGTTCCCCAATTTACATTAGGTGTATTATTCATTTTAAATTCTAACACTCCACCATTTTGAATAGCATCAAATTTTATAAAAGTATTGTTATATGGTTTTCCATTTAAATTGGCTGCATCTATATAAAAATTACTTTCAGAATTGTTTTCTGAATTAATTTCAAAAGTGTTTCCGTTTTCTAAATGTAATGTTGCTTTTTTAAATAACGGACTTCCAATTACGTATTCATCTGCTCCTGGGGTTACCGGATAAAAACCTAAAGAACTAAACACATACCAAGCAGATGTTTGTCCGTTGTCTTCATCACCACAATATCCATCTGGTGTTGCAGAGTATAATTTGGTTAAAACATCTCTTACTTTCTCTTGAGCTTTGTATGATTGATTTGCATAATTATACAAGTAAATCATATGTTGAATTGGCTGATTACCGTGTGCATAATTTCCCATATTTGCGATTTGCATTTCTCTAATTTCGTGTATTGTAAAACCGTAATACGAAGCATCAAAAGAAGGTGGCATTTCAAAAACCTCATCTAATTTTGATGTAAATTGTTCTTTCCCCCCCATTAAGTTAATTAGTCCATCTATATCATGAAAAACTGACCAAGTATAGTGTAAACTATTTCCTTCGGTAAAAGCATCTCCCCATTTTAGAGGATTAAAAGGTGCTTGAAAACTACCATCTTCATTTTTACCACGCATCCAGTTAGTTTCTGGATCGAATAAATTTTTATAATTCATAGATTGCTTGTAGTATTTTTCAGCAATCTCAGTCTTCCCTAATTTTTCAGCCATTTTAGCAATGGTAAAATCGGCATACGCATATTCTAAAGTTCTAGCTGCATTTTCGTGAATTCCAACATTATAAGGCACATAGCCTAAAGTGTTATAATATTCTAAACCTGCCCTACCTACTGAGTTTACTGGCCTTCCGTCTGTAACTGTTGCATTTTTAAGCATTGCTTCTAATAAAACTTCTACATCCATATCTTTAACACCTTTTAAAAAAGCATCAGAAATAATTGGAGCAGAATTAGAACCAATCATACAATCTCTATGACCAGGACTTGCCCATTCTGGCAACCAACCAGATTCTTTATAAGTATTTGCCAAGCCTTGCATAATTTTTCCATTTAACTCTGGATACATCATATTAAAAAATGGAAAAACCGCTCTAAATGTGTCCCAAAAACCATTATCAGTAAACATATATCCCGGTAAAACTTCTCCGTTGTACGGACTGTAATGAACGACTTCATTATTGGCATCAAATTCATAAAATTTTCTTGGGAATAGTAATACTCTGTACAGACTAGAATAAAATGTTCTAATATTATCTATATTATCATCTTCAATTTCAATACGTCCTAATTCTGTTTCCCAAGCTTGTTTTGCTTTTTCTTTGGTTTGAGTAAACGTATCTGTACCAATTTCTCTTGATAAATTTAATTGAGCTTGCTCTGGACTTATAAACGAAGATGCAACTTTTACATGTACAGCTTCACCTTTTTTAGTTTTAAAACTGATAATAGCCCCTACATGTTCTCCTTCACTATTTTTTGAATTTTCTTGTAAATTCCAACCATCATTCCAAGTATGGTTTAGTTCAAAATCTTTATCAAATTCTGCAACAAAATAATTATGAAAATTATCTGGAACACCTCCACTATTATTTCTACAATACCCAATTATTTTACGTTCTTCTGGAAAAATCTTCACCATAGAACCTTTAAAAAAGGCAT includes the following:
- a CDS encoding PNGase F N-terminal domain-containing protein — its product is MKLNTLFITLLFTAIFSVNAQEEITYTVFKKEPINFNGTPGKDIEVERLQSGRIIYKKVSVPKFKKGTDVSIKLTVRSNGDRWDKSGSCFVVNNLDELSIIDISKGNKEFPIASTIDTKFKGVKATDTYKPVVELLRFMTPFGVGYYSDNTVKYRRPVYIPSWEKEVVWEQDISQLKSLVTNTFYVGVWIDSWTAEGYEVDLELNYSNRSRKTQKVITLVNTVPYVSGQSLPDFFARTVLEQTFELPKKAKNVKLYYTTTGHGGHSGGDEFIKIKNSVFVDNKLILDTIPWRDDCASFRRFNPTSGVWIKKDSASYIDSKTRSYQVKEIEERIASSDLSRSNWCPGSSVKPFKIDLSYLKSGKHTVKISIPATAADGDKLNHWLVSAYVTYEE
- a CDS encoding GH92 family glycosyl hydrolase, with protein sequence MKKNIIFTLVSFCIVFTMQAQEPVDYVNPIIGTSNFGATFPGPIAPRGMASISPFNVAGPANLPLEKDSRWLSNPYVHENTFLTGFSQVNLSGVGCPDLGVLLLMPTTGELETDHLKYGSTYSNEISKAGYYSSEIDKYNVKAEFTTSKRVGVSKFTFQKGQSNILLNLGLGLTNEQGAMVQVVSSTEIEGMRSVGSFCYNSPEAAYPVYFVAKFSKPADKFGVWKKPTTYKGVEAQWMGYNGKTRLMDASTKMVAGDSIGTYFSYNFDKIETVEVKIGVSYVSIENARENLEKETSNKTFNDIYKETYNEWNTLLSRIKVEGGSTNDKTVFYTALYHTLIHPNTLNDFNGEYPEIKTGKIGKTDGTRFTVFSLWDTYRNVHQLLSLVYPQQQSNMIQSMLDMYDENGWLPKWELNSTETFTMVGDPASIVITDTYLKGIQDFDVEKAYNAMLKSAEQIENNPVRPGLKDYIEKGYLTTDNGGSVSTTQEYNAADYSIALLAKELGKTADYECYKNRSISYRKLFDKNIDLLRPRLSNGNWYEPFDPNDGANFTENVGFIEGNAWQYAFMVPHDILGLKKLMGGNKAFTNQLQKVFDDNQFDMANEPDIAYPFLFNYVKGEEWRSQKTVEALVKKYFKNTSDGIPGNDDTGTMSTWVVYAMMGVYPIAPGEPKYTITKPLFDKITIQLDSKYYKNSELVIEKETNNNGYINQILLNGKKHKSYFINHNELVNGNSLKVILK
- a CDS encoding GH92 family glycosyl hydrolase, with the translated sequence MKKYDLLFILSLFMFSCTSVTKETETKVETNKSLADYVNPLMGTDSEFSLSNGNTYPAIATPWGMNFWTPMTSKMGDGWTYKYDEYKIRGIKQTHQPSPWINDYAAFSLMATTGDLKFQEDERASWFSHKAETVKPYYYSVYLADYDVTAEVSPTERAAHFKFTFPESEKSYIMLDAFFKGSMVKIFPEERKIIGYCRNNSGGVPDNFHNYFVAEFDKDFELNHTWNDGWNLQENSKNSEGEHVGAIISFKTKKGEAVHVKVASSFISPEQAQLNLSREIGTDTFTQTKEKAKQAWETELGRIEIEDDNIDNIRTFYSSLYRVLLFPRKFYEFDANNEVVHYSPYNGEVLPGYMFTDNGFWDTFRAVFPFFNMMYPELNGKIMQGLANTYKESGWLPEWASPGHRDCMIGSNSAPIISDAFLKGVKDMDVEVLLEAMLKNATVTDGRPVNSVGRAGLEYYNTLGYVPYNVGIHENAARTLEYAYADFTIAKMAEKLGKTEIAEKYYKQSMNYKNLFDPETNWMRGKNEDGSFQAPFNPLKWGDAFTEGNSLHYTWSVFHDIDGLINLMGGKEQFTSKLDEVFEMPPSFDASYYGFTIHEIREMQIANMGNYAHGNQPIQHMIYLYNYANQSYKAQEKVRDVLTKLYSATPDGYCGDEDNGQTSAWYVFSSLGFYPVTPGADEYVIGSPLFKKATLHLENGNTFEINSENNSESNFYIDAANLNGKPYNNTFIKFDAIQNGGVLEFKMNNTPNVNWGTASESVPYSLSTSKK